GattctatatttaaaaaagagaaaaattataaaatcatcagaatttattatttttaattattaatatttaaaattatgaaataaaatatattattagattattagtCTAAAATAACTACactaattaaaagaattaagtGATGGTTAAgtgatgacaaaaaataataaattctgatagtccgataattttttttttaaatatttcatcCCTTTTagtattcataatttttttttaaatgaagtttCGGAATAATTGTTTATTCTTTTTATCTCAAAAGAACATCAGTGAATTTATATAATGACATTCTTAATTTAGTTGTGATAGATAAATAACATATAGTTctatatattttcttgtttaattaaaggtaatttcatatatattatgtatttttttaaagtatggTTAAAAGGAGTGTGAGGACTGAGGTTCTCAGGTGTCCGGCTAAAGGAATGAGCTCCCAATAAGTTGAACCtacttttttaaatgaaaactaATAACTTGATAAAAATTGTAAAACTGTCTTATAGTTGAAATTGAACTAAACTAAGTGACTCTTCTCTTAATTTCATTTGTAAGAACTCctttaggtagcgtttggtacAGAGACAGAGACCGAAAGATTGAGATTCAGAGACAAATACTAAGAGATAGAGatcgaaataaattttagtattttgtttggtgtaAAGTGAGAGAcataaattgaaacaaaaataaaattttaatttaatttgcacaaaggataaaattgaaattaattaattaaaatgaatgtattttaggtataaaatattattaaaatatcagTTTTCGTCTCTAAAATctctactttttggaggtattgaaatactgaaattttagagatagagacaaaaattttagtaccaatcTCTGAGTCAACAAACATAATATTATGTCTCAATCTTCCAATCTCTATCCCAATATCTCAAAACAAATGCTACCTTAAAAACACTCCTCGCGCTGTTAATTAGAACTGCTAAACAAAATGAGTTTTGTTAAatcctaaaataaaatgagaaggCGACCAGAGAGTTATACATAGGCCTTTATTATCCATAGTTTctcttctttatctttttcttttcacataATTACCCTAAATCTATAAGTAACTTTGTTATTCCATTGTAAATTAATTGCCTaaactatttcattgaataatcttagaacatatatattttatgtgtGTTTCCTGAGCAAATACAATCACTTATGTTCatttaatatcataaaaaattatacaaaactataaaatcaatattattattatatttataaaaatttaatttctatacaaaaatataaaatttgtatttatatttattaaaatttacatacataaattaatataatttaaatttatatttattagaatttacacatatgttacggcctggcccaaAACACATACGGGTCGACCCGACCTCTTGAGAATCCGACCCGAGCGGTCGGGTACTCCGCACTCGCCACGATGCCTGGACACGCGTCCTCACCAGCCCCCCAACACAGCTGTGAGGAAGCTTCGAGGAAAGTGAGCCCATCCCCTCagggcccacctctgacacAGTATAAAAGGGGAAGGACCTGCCCTTCCCCCAAGGTACATCACATACTACACCTTATACTCACCTGTACACTCACTGACTagggcgtcggagtgtctttgcaggtggcaccccccttTTCCTCCTTCACATATCGGTACCTCGACAGCTCGGTTCACCAACGCTCGCACGGCCACAACGATCAAGGCACCTCCCCCTCATCTTTACCCGAACAGTCCAGCAACCGACAAGCTggacattggcgccgtctgtggggacgcCTAAATGGACGTCGTGCCGGGCGCCGGAGACCAAGGCCGAGGGGCGGGTGCAGAGGGGGCAGCCTCCGTCGCCTCGCCAAGAGGACGGCGAAGGTCCCCCCGACAACGCACTGAACCACATACAAGGACGCAACCCTTCGGAGGAACTGGCGGCGACAGCGCCAGaataatgcaggagctacgCCACAGGGTCCAGAACCTGGAACGGCAGCTGGCCGACCAGGAGCATGACCGACGAACCACCGATCCTAGCTACTCCCCATCTCCTAAAAGCCGAGAGAGAGATTCCCACCGAAGTCGTCTACGACACGCCTCCGCATCCTGAACAGAAGCGGAGAGCACTCGAGAAGAGTCACCTATCCCGAGAAGACGAAATGAGACAATCATCTACTCCCGAGGCAAGGAAACACGTTACACGGGACGAGATCGCAAAGACGGGGAAGAGAGGTATGAGAGGTCACGGTGACCCGTGATAATGGGCGCCACCCCATTCCATCGATCCATCCTCGAAGTTCGGTTGCCGAAGCACttcgacaaaccaacggacatgaggtacgatGGAACCCAAGACCCTCTGGAACACCTCACAGCCTTCGAAGCTAGGATGAATCTGGAGGGAGTAGGGGACGAGGTGAGATGCCGAGCCTTCCCGGTGACCCTGGCAGGACCCGCGATCAGATGGTTTAACGGCCTCCCGCAGGGGTCCATCTACAGGTTTTCGGACATCAGCCGTGCCTTCCTAGCCCAATTCACAACACGAATAGCAAAGGCAAAGCACCCGATCAACCTTCTGGGGATAACCTTGAGACCAGGAGAGCcgaccagaaaatacctggacCGGTTCAACGACGAATGGTTGGAAATTGACGGCCTAACCAATTCGGTGGCCAGCCTTTGCCTGACGAATGACCTCCTCAACGAGGACTTTCGAAAGTACCTTACCACGAAACCAGTTTGGACGATGCACGAGATCCAAACGATAGTCAAGGAGTACATAAATGACGAGGAAGTCTGCCAAGTCGTGGCTGCCAATAAACGACACTCCGGCTACAACCAACCTAGGCAACAAGGTAATGGAGAAAGACAAAAAGAACAAGCCAGGGAGGGAGCGCCAGCAAGGCACCCAGACCATTCCCCCGGGTCGGAAAATTCACCAACTACACTCCGCTCACTCTTCCCATCATGGAAGTTTATCAGCAAATTGTCGAGAAAGGAATCCTATCGAAGCCCCGACCACTTAAGGACCGTACGGGGGGAAACAAAAACTTCTATTGTGACTATCACAAGGGCTATGGTCACCAAACACAGGACTGTTTTGACCTGAAAGATGCACTAGAACAAGCGATAAGGGATGGTAAACTAACAGAATTCTCCCATCTTATAAGGGAGCCGAGGAGGCGTCATCGCGACCAAGACGAAGAAGGCAAAACCCGGTCGGCAAAGCGGCGACAAGAGCCAGAAGACAGAGATCACGGCCTCACCGTGATAAACGTAGTGACAGCCAAAAACGCCGCGCCAAGGTCGTGATCGGCGCACAAGAAAAATGCCAAGGTCTTGGCGGTCTCCTCCTCACTGGTGCGAAGCTCTAAGAAGCCCCCTTCCATCTCTTTCGGCCCGGAAGACCAGTGGTTCGACGAGGCCCCTGAAAACCCACCCATGGTCATCACGGCCAGAGTGGGAACCGGTCTCGTCAAACGAATCCTTGTCGACACGGGGGCAGACTCAAACATTATGTTCCGCAACGTGTTTGACGCACTGGGGCTAAGGGACGCTGACCTGTCGACTCACCAGCACGGGGTCATTGGGTTGGGCGACCACTTCATCAAACCCGATGGAGTAATATCCCTGCCGGTCTCAGTGGGACAGGCCCAAGGCCGAAGATCGGTGATGGCCGAGTTCGTGGTCCTCCGAGATTCCACCGCCTACAACATCATCTTAGGAAGAAAGACGATTAACGATGTTGAAGCGATAATCAACACGAAGCTGCTAGTCATGAAGTTTGTTACCGATGACAGATCTATAGGGTCCATAAGAGGAGACCTCAAGACGGCAGTCGCTTGCGACAACGCCAGCCTCTCCCTAAGAAAGAAATCAAAAGAGGCGTCAGGGGTGTTCCTGGCCGACTTAGACGCCAGGATAGACGACAAGCCCAGGCCGGAACCGGAGGGGGACCTGGAGAAGTTTAGGGTCGGTGACATGGAGGAGAAGTTCACGTTTGTCAATAGAAACCTATCGCAGGAGTTGAAGGGACCCTTAGTAGAAATGATCAGGG
The genomic region above belongs to Arachis duranensis cultivar V14167 chromosome 3, aradu.V14167.gnm2.J7QH, whole genome shotgun sequence and contains:
- the LOC107481124 gene encoding uncharacterized protein LOC107481124, with the protein product MGATPFHRSILEVRLPKHFDKPTDMRYDGTQDPLEHLTAFEARMNLEGVGDEVRCRAFPVTLAGPAIRWFNGLPQGSIYRFSDISRAFLAQFTTRIAKAKHPINLLGITLRPGEPTRKYLDRFNDEWLEIDGLTNSVASLCLTNDLLNEDFRKYLTTKPVWTMHEIQTIVKEYINDEEVCQVVAANKRHSGYNQPRQQVYQQIVEKGILSKPRPLKDRTGGNKNFYCDYHKGYGHQTQDCFDLKDALEQAIRDGKLTEFSHLIREPRRRHRDQDEEGKTRSAKRRQEPEDRDHGLTVINVVTAKNAAPRS